The Methanocella arvoryzae MRE50 genome includes a region encoding these proteins:
- a CDS encoding WD40 repeat domain-containing protein translates to MQPEKILKAEWKRQAHGAITHVYMTPDGSYIGAASEDHDVYLMEFGGKLLWANTTGDDVAFVKVSDDGEYVVSYSKDSIISFFNKRGDQLWTYRVGRRLNALDMDPEGSLVVAGYEDCSVRALDRSGNVTWSRTFRKPVTSVCVSGSGSLFLVGTAEGRTYMFTSDGRLRWEFITNSPVVYVFTSYDGEFSYVLEMMNNTLHCLSDRGNELASSTYAGEINDLSITDDGRYLAIGFSNSQVYFTDKNLNLLWKSIVPGPVVRLKVSDDSSMVFATTATHGVYVLNKKGDQLLTFQFEDVALGLWCSSDGNYFAAGAKDTIYLFGISRYLQYIAREQVKVLKLMEADKQRALRGKEGQHIEPRPGLAGGLSNSCARCGTPILSSRTFCNYCEMLNRRGK, encoded by the coding sequence ATGCAGCCGGAAAAAATTTTGAAAGCGGAGTGGAAGCGCCAGGCGCACGGGGCGATCACACACGTTTACATGACCCCTGACGGCTCGTACATCGGGGCTGCCTCGGAAGATCACGACGTTTACCTCATGGAGTTCGGGGGTAAGCTTCTGTGGGCTAACACCACCGGCGACGATGTGGCATTTGTCAAGGTTTCTGACGACGGGGAATACGTCGTCTCTTATTCGAAGGACAGCATCATTTCGTTCTTTAACAAGCGCGGAGACCAGCTCTGGACGTACCGGGTTGGCAGGCGCCTGAATGCACTGGATATGGACCCCGAAGGTTCGCTGGTCGTGGCCGGATACGAGGACTGCTCTGTCCGTGCTCTGGATCGGAGCGGTAACGTCACGTGGAGTCGGACGTTCAGAAAGCCAGTGACTTCCGTTTGCGTTTCCGGCAGCGGCAGCCTGTTTCTCGTAGGGACTGCAGAAGGCCGGACGTACATGTTCACCTCTGATGGCCGGCTTCGATGGGAGTTCATCACCAACTCGCCAGTGGTCTATGTCTTCACTTCTTATGACGGCGAGTTCAGCTACGTGCTGGAGATGATGAACAATACTCTGCACTGCCTGAGCGACAGGGGCAATGAGCTTGCCAGCAGTACTTATGCGGGAGAGATTAACGATCTTTCGATCACCGACGATGGCCGCTACCTCGCTATCGGCTTTTCGAACTCACAGGTCTACTTTACCGACAAGAACCTCAACCTGCTCTGGAAATCTATCGTGCCCGGCCCTGTCGTGCGCCTTAAAGTGTCGGACGACAGCAGCATGGTCTTCGCCACTACTGCTACCCACGGAGTGTACGTCCTGAACAAGAAAGGCGATCAGCTGCTCACATTCCAGTTTGAAGACGTGGCCCTGGGGCTGTGGTGCAGCAGCGATGGTAACTATTTCGCCGCCGGCGCAAAGGATACCATATACCTGTTCGGCATCAGCCGGTATCTCCAGTACATCGCCAGGGAACAGGTGAAAGTCCTGAAGCTGATGGAAGCAGACAAGCAGCGGGCGCTACGAGGCAAAGAAGGCCAGCATATCGAACCACGGCCAGGCCTGGCGGGAGGGCTCAGCAACTCCTGTGCCCGGTGCGGTACCCCTATCCTGAGCAGCAGGACCTTCTGTAACTATTGCGAGATGCTCAACAGGCGTGGTAAATAA
- a CDS encoding DUF190 domain-containing protein, producing MFTNGMLLRIYVSETARIHDQPAYKYLVEYFRQKGFPGCTVYRGLMGFGHEKDIKSFDVFRLSLDLPVVIEVADTAERVMEVRDEVDSLVQHGLVITQPVSMSRKLP from the coding sequence ATGTTCACTAATGGAATGCTACTTCGAATATACGTCTCGGAGACCGCCAGGATCCACGATCAGCCGGCCTACAAGTACCTCGTAGAGTACTTCCGGCAAAAGGGCTTCCCTGGCTGCACCGTCTATCGCGGGCTCATGGGCTTCGGCCACGAAAAGGACATTAAAAGCTTCGACGTCTTCCGCCTGTCCCTCGACCTCCCAGTAGTAATCGAGGTCGCCGACACAGCCGAGCGGGTCATGGAAGTCCGCGACGAAGTCGACAGTCTCGTCCAGCATGGTCTAGTGATAACACAGCCGGTGAGTATGTCCAGAAAATTACCCTGA
- a CDS encoding fluoride efflux transporter FluC, with product MDQLILVGAGGAIGSLLRFQISRMQAPRGIPPGTLFVNVTGSFLITLFIGLSVTGETYDLLCTGLLGGYTTFSTFGFETFRLIESRDYKAAGANILYNVAGSLLAAYTGFKVAGLIL from the coding sequence ATGGACCAGCTAATTCTTGTCGGTGCCGGAGGGGCGATCGGCTCGCTGCTTCGCTTTCAGATCTCCCGCATGCAGGCTCCCCGGGGTATACCGCCAGGGACCCTGTTCGTGAACGTCACGGGGAGTTTCCTGATTACGCTCTTCATCGGCCTGAGTGTGACAGGGGAGACGTACGATCTCCTCTGTACGGGCCTTCTCGGAGGCTATACGACCTTTTCCACCTTCGGGTTCGAAACCTTCCGCCTGATCGAGAGCCGGGACTATAAGGCCGCAGGTGCCAATATTCTCTATAACGTGGCCGGAAGCCTGCTGGCCGCCTACACAGGGTTTAAAGTGGCGGGCTTGATACTGTAA
- the crcB gene encoding fluoride efflux transporter CrcB, translated as MRDIELYLLVAAGGFAGASARYLINGLAPSMPGILLINVLGCMVLGFLLYASLFTGMFSPTVRAVFGSGFIGAFTTFSTFSVQTLQASPEIAILNVLGNLFLGLAGVLIGRQAAMLLARRPGWTS; from the coding sequence ATGCGAGATATAGAGCTATACTTACTGGTTGCGGCAGGCGGGTTTGCCGGGGCGTCTGCACGGTACTTGATCAACGGCCTGGCACCATCTATGCCGGGTATTCTTCTCATCAACGTCCTCGGCTGCATGGTGCTGGGCTTCCTGCTCTACGCATCGCTCTTCACCGGGATGTTCAGCCCGACCGTGCGGGCTGTCTTCGGCTCGGGCTTCATCGGCGCCTTCACGACGTTCTCGACTTTCAGCGTCCAGACACTGCAGGCATCTCCCGAGATCGCCATTCTCAACGTGCTCGGCAACCTGTTCCTCGGGCTCGCCGGCGTTCTTATCGGTCGTCAGGCGGCGATGCTGCTGGCGAGGAGGCCCGGATGGACCAGCTAA
- the sepS gene encoding O-phosphoserine--tRNA ligase: MKFDPEQVKLETKEDFDRAWSTSGKYVAQPDSTKDYTIHNEPGKAHPVYDTLNKLREAYINLGFEEMVNPIIIEESDIFRQFNYEALAVLDRVYYIGGLPRPNVGISDERFAQIEQIFGRSLTDSDKETIREILHKYKKGEIEGDDLVADLSAGLQIQDSKVAVMIDHVFPEFKKLEPVCSRKTLRSHMTSGWFITLGAMVDRRTTPLKLFSVDLVFRREQEENADRLRAYHSASCVIMDPDVTVEHGKAVAAGLLRQFGFSQFKFKPDDKRSKYYTPDTQIEVYGYHPALKGSNTKYKDGWVEIATFGIYSATALSQYDIPYPVMNLGLGVERLAMILHQAKDMRDMVYPQFKEEWDLTDAEIARMISMEKHPQTKEGHDIAMAIIATVERNGSAPSPCRFDVWEGTINGKKIKVYLEEKEEGKKLCGGAIMNEAYVYKGDLLGIPLNNPKFAEVAEKGAPTGIRNIDAIANAAARNIEEGVYETTVKMSRAPGDVYVKVDPVALRYIQGKKHKIDFRGPVFTSIKAELIE; encoded by the coding sequence ATGAAGTTCGATCCTGAGCAGGTTAAGCTGGAGACGAAAGAAGACTTTGACAGGGCCTGGAGCACCAGCGGCAAGTACGTCGCGCAGCCGGACTCGACAAAAGATTACACTATACACAATGAGCCAGGGAAGGCTCACCCGGTCTACGACACGCTTAACAAACTCCGGGAAGCTTACATTAACCTCGGCTTCGAAGAAATGGTCAACCCGATCATCATCGAGGAAAGTGACATCTTCCGCCAGTTCAACTACGAGGCGCTGGCAGTCCTTGACAGAGTTTACTATATAGGCGGCCTCCCCAGGCCCAACGTCGGCATCTCCGACGAGCGCTTTGCCCAGATCGAGCAGATCTTCGGCCGCTCCCTGACGGATTCGGACAAAGAAACAATAAGGGAGATCCTGCACAAGTACAAGAAGGGCGAGATCGAGGGCGACGATCTGGTGGCAGATCTATCAGCAGGACTCCAGATCCAGGACTCCAAAGTGGCCGTCATGATCGACCACGTCTTCCCTGAATTCAAGAAGCTCGAGCCTGTCTGCTCTCGCAAGACACTGCGCAGCCACATGACTTCCGGCTGGTTCATTACACTGGGTGCCATGGTCGACCGCCGTACGACACCGCTCAAGCTGTTTTCCGTAGACCTCGTGTTCCGCAGGGAGCAGGAAGAGAATGCCGACCGTCTCAGGGCATATCACTCCGCATCCTGCGTCATCATGGACCCTGACGTGACAGTCGAGCACGGCAAAGCTGTCGCAGCAGGCCTCCTCAGACAGTTCGGCTTCTCCCAGTTCAAGTTCAAGCCCGACGACAAGCGCAGCAAATACTATACACCAGATACCCAGATCGAGGTATATGGTTACCACCCTGCGCTGAAGGGCAGCAACACCAAGTACAAGGATGGATGGGTAGAGATCGCTACCTTCGGCATATATTCAGCTACAGCACTGTCACAGTATGACATTCCTTATCCCGTCATGAACCTCGGCCTCGGCGTGGAGCGCCTCGCCATGATTCTGCACCAGGCGAAGGACATGAGGGACATGGTTTACCCCCAGTTCAAGGAAGAGTGGGACCTGACCGACGCAGAGATCGCCCGCATGATCTCTATGGAGAAGCACCCGCAGACGAAAGAAGGGCATGACATCGCCATGGCCATCATCGCTACTGTAGAACGAAATGGCTCTGCGCCCAGCCCCTGCAGGTTCGACGTGTGGGAAGGCACTATTAACGGCAAGAAAATCAAAGTCTACCTCGAAGAGAAAGAAGAAGGCAAGAAGCTCTGCGGCGGCGCCATCATGAACGAGGCTTACGTTTACAAAGGCGACCTCCTTGGCATCCCTCTCAACAATCCCAAGTTCGCCGAAGTGGCCGAGAAAGGCGCCCCCACCGGCATCAGGAACATCGATGCCATCGCTAACGCAGCAGCCCGGAACATCGAGGAAGGCGTGTACGAGACCACCGTCAAGATGTCCAGAGCACCTGGCGATGTCTACGTTAAGGTCGACCCCGTTGCGCTAAGGTACATCCAGGGCAAGAAACACAAGATAGACTTCCGCGGTCCTGTGTTTACCAGCATCAAGGCTGAGCTCATCGAGTAA